The sequence below is a genomic window from Halococcus saccharolyticus DSM 5350.
GCGGAAAATCGCCCGGCGCGCGCTGACGGCAGTGCTCGAACGACTTGACGAGCGGCGGAACCGCCGCTCGAACGACACGGCTTAACCGCTGCCGGTCGTCGCGGCGCACGATGAACGGGATGAGTTGTTGGCGACGATGAGTAGGGAGGCGTCCGGACGATGAACAAGAAGGGGCACGTCATCAACGCGCTCGTCCTGAGCGTCGGACTCGCGTATCTCACTCACCCCACGGGCGACGCCACTACCGCGCGCGCGGTCGTCGGGTTCGCGGTCCCGGTGGTGCTCGGGGCGCTCGTCCCCGACGTCGACACCGCGTTCGGGAGCCACCGGAAGACGTTCCACAACCTCCCGACGCTCGGACTCTTCGTCGCGTATCCTCTCTACTTCGACAATCTCGAACTGGTGTGGATCGGCGTGGCGACCCACTACGTACTCGATCTGCTCGGGACGAAGCGGGGACTCGCGCTGCTGTACCCGCTCGACAGCACCGAGTTCGATCTCCCCGTGGGAGTCCGGGTGGAGAGTCGGTACGCGACCCTCGTGGTCCTCCTCATCACGGGCGTCGAGATCGCCGTCGCCGCGGTGCTCGCAGCCGACACTCCCCGACA
It includes:
- a CDS encoding metal-dependent hydrolase encodes the protein MNKKGHVINALVLSVGLAYLTHPTGDATTARAVVGFAVPVVLGALVPDVDTAFGSHRKTFHNLPTLGLFVAYPLYFDNLELVWIGVATHYVLDLLGTKRGLALLYPLDSTEFDLPVGVRVESRYATLVVLLITGVEIAVAAVLAADTPRQLLTDGLRAAGLF